The nucleotide sequence acagctgactttgtgaggaccagtttgagcCTTTAACCTacagagtgaagacatttttatcagagtgaggaccccccccccctttaatggactgtttgggaGTCAAGActttggttttagggttagaattaggttaaggGTCCGGGTTAGGTATTTAGTTTGTTAGGATGGTTAGGCTGAGGGGCCACAGTCGGAAAAATCCATTTATCCAGTTTAATTTTGGGGTTACTTTCTTAATTTCTCATTATTGATATAAAcaaattttacatttaaattggaacacaggtttatttatttcacctaAACATTATTAGACCAAATATTGTAAACATATATAACTTTGATAGTCTGTTCTTAAGATCACGACTCTGATATAAATGCTGCTAATTAGAATGGAACAGACATTTTCAATTAAAGTTTTAGTTATTGAGAAATCAGATGTAAAAATGATGTACTTTCTTAATTACTTAGAAATAATACATGGTAATACAATTATACTCATTAAagtaataaattaattttatctactttaacttaactttaaatacatttttaaatgtcattaactTTCGTAAACAGCTCAAACGCCAGTCACCAAATGTTCCTCATCAACTGTAAACTGaaattaatttatttcaaattgttttATGAAGTTTTCTTTATCAAGTTCTCGCATTTTACTTCAGCTACGTCTTCAGAAATCCAGttgagaataataaaataatcctctgGAGAATGAGGCTTTGTTACAGCAGAAGTTCTCATATTCACCAAATACCTTATCGTATGTCTCACAAACAGCCACATGCAGGACACGGCACTATTggtaattttcattttattataaaaaacagtatttgagtccacagtttgtgtttctttgtacagtaaaaaatattaaattaaaatcccAAAGTTCAGAAAGATAAAGATGGAGTTGAGGAGGAAGGGAGATCAACTTTCTCgtagaagagggagggagggagggagggagggagggaggggattTAAAGTCCGAGGGAAGCAGCAACGGGGCCGAGGCAGAAAGACACGGAGACTTTCTCCTCATTTCTGTGCAACACAGTTCATTTGGATCAAAATCTTCTGTTTACTCCAAACAGTAGAATCCTAAAAACACTAAAAGGAGCCCACCCCACCCAGTTTCTTTTCTCCATGTCCCAGCTCATGTACTCAAAATGTTACAGGCACACAGGTatgcaccccccctccccaagcCTCCACTGCTCCATATTAAGTGTCTTTAAAAAGGAAGGAGTGCACACACATTCGAGGGAGAGGGCTTGCATGTTTGCGAGGGATTAGTCCCTTCCAGCATGGCCGATGTCCAACGCAGAGGCTGGTGGAGACGCCACGATGTGTCCGCTCAACATCTCAAACTCACAGCAGACCCTCAACCGCTGCGataaaacactgacatttctttctcccccacctggacagacccaactaAAGACGGCTACAGCGAAGTGAAACAAGAACTAacgcccccccccacccctcccgacagtcaataacaaaaatatatttctatacAAATTTAAGCAGTCTCAGGGTACATAACACCCCCGCCCCACCccctttaaagaaaacaataaataaagcaaaCCCAAACATTTGAAAAGGAGGATATGCATCATGTTTGgatttacaataataatattaataataataatccacaTCACTCTGCAAAACAGAAATAGACAGACTGAATGATGGGAAACAAAACCGATAAAAAAGTTCTTTGCATTAAATCATTTCCTCTTTAATCTTGACCACGTTTAAAAccttaaaaacatttcttaaaaaagGCAAGTTCTCCTATTTACCCCCGAAAATATGACCTTTCTTCTATTCAGCAAGATGTGGAGGTGAGGAGGCTGCTCGAGAAACCgccccccctctctgtccacGATtggcaaaaaaatatattaacagCAATAACTTACAATTCATTTATTCTAATTCATTTAACGACTGCTTGATTTATTGTTCATCTCCCATAGGAAGTTCAGTTCAATGCATctttattgaaaacattttaaataacatttaataatagtataaaaaagaaaggctaagtaataacaataacactGTCCTGGGTGAGTGCAGTTTGTGCGAAGAATCACGGAGCATTTCAGCTCAACATGACACGTTAGTAGAATTCCTACATGATGTCTAAAGGGTTGTGATTCATATTCTGGCCCAGTGGGTCCTGACTGTTTCCCCCTGGTCCGTGGAGACCGGCCATGCCACTCAGCTGAGATAACATGGCGCTCTGGTCCGACCCAAACTGCTCCATAGAgttctgttgctgctgttgttgtggagGGACCCCCATGCCTGGGTGGTGCTGGTTCAGATGGCCTGGGTGAGGAGAACCCGTCTGCATCTGAGGAGAGATGTGATGTGGGGAGGGCTGGGGCTGCATGCGCGGGGACGGGCTGGAGTGCGGTGGCTGGGACTGAGGTCTGGGGGAGGGCTGTGGAGATCGCACCTGGTTAGCCAGCGATGTGGGCATTGTCTGGCCCTGCAGGTGCGGGGACTGGGCCAtctgctgcggctgctgagGACTCATGGGATTGCTGTGCTGGGCCGGTGACCCGCCGGGGccaagatgctgctgctgctgctggagcagcCTCTGGTGGAGGGCCTGTTGTAGCAGAGCTTGAGAAGATGGAGGGCCACCTTGAGTGGGCTGAGGGCCTTGAGATGGCTGCTGAGGACCTCCCACACCTGGCCCTGCATCGCCCCCTGGCAGACCAGCCATTGcattctgctgctgcatctggaGGTGGTGCTGGTGCTGGAGCCTATGCTGCAGTGCAGCTGTAGCTTGCTGCTGGGCCACAGATCCTGGGTAACCTTGCCCCTGCTGGCCTGGGGGACCACCAGGCTGCTGGGCGCCATGAGGAGGACCTCCAGGCTGGCCCTGTCCCCCTGTTGGAGGCTGCATCCCAGACTGTCCCATGTAGCTCTGCCCCTGTGGTGGTTGTGGCTGCTGGAACTGACCGTGATTTACTCCcatttgttgttgctgctgctgctgctgttgttgttgttgctgctgctgctgctggagatgcCTCCTCATGAGCATCTCTCTAAACTGGGTAGTGTTGAGATTTCCCATCTGTGGCCCCTGGCCATGCATACCCCTTCCTCccccttgctgctgctgctgctgctgttgctgttgttgttgctgctgctgctgctgctgctgctgctgctgttgttgttgttgttgttgttgctgttgttgctgctgcagagctgccacttgttgttgttgtaaactACTGAGCATTGgcctctgttgctgctgttgtaactgttgctgctgttgtaactgttgttgctgttgtaactgctgttgctgttgtaactgctgttgctgttgtaaCTGTTGTTGCTGaagttgctgttgctgctgctgttgcagctgctgttgctgctgctgctgtagctgggCCATAGTGGCCATGTTGACATTCGTCCCTCCCTGACCTGCCATATGCATCCCAGGCTGGCCGGAGCCTGCAGAATTCATGTTCACCTGTGGTCCCCCTCCTGCCATGACATTACCAACAGGACCCCCTGTGGGTCCAGGACCTCCCGGCACGACACCCGGTCCACCTGGAGCCCCCTGCACCCCCTTGTATTTTGAAGCCCTCTGCTTAATAAAAGCAGCCATGAGCTGTGGATTAGACCGCAAGATGTTGAGGACTTGCTGCTGCTGGATCGGTGAGCTAGGCGAGCGGAGAGTCCGTAACAGGTCTTGGAGGGCAGCCTGGGGGATGTTGACACCAGTAGCTCCAGGGACAGCTCCCCCTGGGACACCGGCACCTTGCTGCTGTGCCATGTTTATCAAGGCAGCATGGCCCTGAGCTTgttggtggtgctgctgctgttgttgctgctgctgctgctgctgctgctgttgttgctgttgctgctgctgctgttgttgttgttgttgttggtgttgttgttgttgttgctgctgttgttgaatttgctgctgctgagctgccATCATGGCTGGATGGCTCATTTGGTTCATCATAGCTTGTCTCTGCTGGGGTGGCATCCCCTGGGCTGCccactgctgttgctgctgctgctgctgagggttTTGAAGTGGTGCACCCATCCTCTGCTGCATTTGAGGGGGGAGTGGGCCCTGGGGTAGGTTACCCTGCTGAGGGGTTTGCTGCATGGGCCCCCCAGGACCAACCATCATGCCTGGTGCAGCGCTTTGTTGTTGATCCATGTGGGCACGAGCAGCTGCCACTGCGGCCGTCTGTTGTGGCATGCCCTGAGGTCCAACCATCCCTACTGCCCCTGGGTGTCCCATGGCCATCTGTTGACCTTGACCCTGTTGATGGTGCGGGTGAGGAGGCATCAAGCCTGCAGCTGCCTGGGCGGCTTGTCGTTGCAGAGCCATCTTTCTCTGAGCATCAGCTACCTGTTGGATCTTCATGGCGATTTCTACTGCTGCCGGTGGAGGCCCAGAAGgaggctgctgttgctgctgtgaaagGGGAGGCTGGGCCTGGGGCTGGTTAGGAGGTTGCTGGCCCCCAATACTTCCAGCCATGACAGTGCCACCAGGCTGTGGCTGGGGAGGTGTTGCAGACCCAAGAACTGGTTTGCCCTGGGACTGATGGATTGGGGAGGAGCCTGGAGGTCTGCTGGCATATGGAGGCAAATTGTTCGGGTGCTGTTGGATTTGTTGAGGGTTGGTCCCTGCTCCactatgctgctgctgctgctgctgctgctgctgttgttgttggacTTGAAGcatctgctgctgatgttggGGAGAACTCATTATCCCACCAGCCCCACCACCTCCGGCCGTCGCCATCTGCTGAAACTGGTGGTGAAGGGGGTGTTGAGGAGGCATGCCACTTTGTGAGGGCATCCCAccttgctgctgttgctggaCTCCAGGTCCTGGACCCATTCCCTGTTGCGGGACTGGAGGCATGGTCTGAGTTGGTGTCTGGGGAGTTGGGGGCTGGGTTCCTCCAGACGTAGGGGTACTTGGTGCTGTGCTACCATTGTTCCCTGGTGATGGAAGTCCAACAACAGGTCCTCCGGGTGGCCCACCAGCGGGCTGCCCGACCCTCTGCATGCTGGCCATTCTTCTCCTTAACATTTGTGCCTGCTGGAGCCTGtgctgtagctgctgctgccgcaGCTTTTGCTTGATGTTCAGACAGAACGGGACTGGACATTTGTTCTCTTGACAGTGTTTAGCATGGTAGCAGCACAGAGCAATGAGCTGCTTGCAGATGGGGCAGCCACCATTCGTCTTGCGCTTGCAGCCTTTTGTGTGCTGAACAACACGCTTCATCTTCTGGCAGGACGGCAGAGAGCAGTTGGCGTTGCGGCACTGGCACGCATGGACCAGCGACTGAATACACCGCTGGATGCTTAGACGACGGGAGTCTCCAGGGCTCTGAGTAGCTGCTGCTGACTGGTTGTTGCTGTCGTCATCCAGCCCAAGCCCCAGTTTATCCATCTTGTGCTCATGACCTTTAATGTTGTAGCAGGTGATGCACAAGTCATAgtcctgcaggaggaaggaaaagTAGAGAGATGGGAAAATTAATACAAGCACATGAATCATTGAAACAAGTTAAACCAAAGTGTTACAAAtcaatttttttacattacacatTCAATAAATGTTCATGTCTCAACGTGTCTTTTGATAAATCCACAACTGCTTCATCTTGATAAACAGTTATCTTCTCACCCACATTTTACAGTAACACAAACAGTTTTGCTGTTGTGCAACTTTAACATCTGAAGAAACAGCAGTGAGTCTTTGTAACTCCTCCCACATGAATTTTTCATACTTTCAGCAAGGAATGCTGACAACGAACACTACAGCCAAAGAGCTATTGTAAGGGCTCACTGGTGCCCTGGATACTAAACAGCTGCCCAGCACCGCAGAGACCCAGTCTGCAGAAGCAGTCTATTTGGCTGGACACCCCAGTGAACACAACTAGCAACGATTGGAAGAGGGTGATGAGGAGCCATGGTGGAGCTGCTGAAACACTGACTGTAGAACAACAGAATCAGCTGTTCCAAATTGGAAGGGGAGACAAAAATCTGTTTATCCACCGTGCTTCTGTGGTCTACTTTCTACTAAAACCTCTTCCTTTATTCATTCAGCAGCCACCTTATGTAAGAGAAAATCTGAGGAGTTAAGcgttaaaatattatatttgcaTATATAACCAACCTTAAGAATATTAAATTCCAAAAGTATATAAGAGTTATTACATTAAGCAACAATTTAATTCATGTCTGAGCTCCTAGCTCTTTCTGGAACACTCATGAAAAAAAAGGATTGAGCTCTGGggatattttagtttaaaaaaatttacatTACTGCCACACAGCTCCCAACTGTATGTGCAGGTATTTAGTCTTAGGTAATACTACCCAAAGACTGCAGAGTTTTTACCAGCTAATACTGTAAGTAACATCATAGTATTTAAATTTTTGATTCTCACCTCGCAGACGGTGCAGTGGAAGCGGGTCTCCACGTGGTGTTTACACTCATTGCAAGTGTAAACGAAGCGGTCCTGGCTCTGGTTGTGCAGCTCCACCAACATACACATGGAGCTCCACATGGACCTCCTCAGAGAGCTGAACTCCAGGTGCTTGTCCCTGGCCAGAGTCAGGAAGGCGTCGCGGCCATCCATCAGGTCACAGGCCATCAGCGGGTCTACGTCAGTGATGGGGGGCAGGGAGTTGGCTGTGGGTCCGGCAATGAGGCGGATGACAAAGAAAACCTGGGAATAAAAGTGGAGGTCAGCTGTAAATTTCCTCAGATTGTGTGGATGATGTGTGATTCATGCCCTCATCTGTTAAATTCATTTTGCACTTAAGAGGAAAGCAAAACATAGTACAAAGGAATATTCCCAGAATTATTTATACTTTCCCATAACTGAAAACAAGGATCAGTATCTTACTAGAGAATATCCTTGATTTAGTAAGTTATTATAATATTCTTAAATAAAACAGTTAGCATATactgctacacacacatacctccTTATGTTTCTCCATGGTAGCGTAGAGTTTCTGAGAAAGGTCATTGGAAACATTGGGCATCCCCGGTTTCTTCTTGTTGGCTCGGCTCAAGCTGCTCTTGTTCTTGCTCGTCTTTTTATTGTTCTTCTTTTTGGCATTCTTGCTGTCTCCTTTTGTAGCCTGtgcatgtttaaataaatgtttcaataCATAACACGGCATTAACAAACATTAAGAGTCTGAAAGTGATGAACGCATGTGGACTCTCGCTCTACTCACATCTGTGCTCTCAGTGGAGGTactgttctcctctctcttcctctcctcctcctcctgctccagctccttgatGCTCTCCTCCAGCACGTTTGGCCAGAAGTCGCCCTCAAAATATGGCAGCTCCTTGGGGCTGGTCAGCCGGTCCTCTGTCGCTTGCTTGAAAACATCCTGAGGGACAAAGAGAGGACCGTTAAATACTCACAGTTGATGTCATTAACAAATCATAGTATTGAGATGATCATTCTTGACCTGGGAGACAGcagattttagattttctttaattaaaaaacatgataGGGCTGCCACCTTGTAGATAAAATAAGACACTGAATACATCTGCATGTATGCAGTGAGACTAAGATGACTCATTCATGTCATGTTACTATCAAGGTTATAACGTGCGTCTACTGCAGTGAATGCTGATTGAATCCATTCACACGGCAGACAAAGGCCAGATGTTAAcaggtgttagtgggttttttaaCAAGTGGAAAGGGGGGTTTACTTTACTGATAAGTCAAGAGGGCATGTAATACATAAAGCTGATACAgagtgccctctgctggatcatgaCAAGAAGTACTTCGGATGGTCTGATGTGCTACATGTCTCACCTTGTAATCATGGACAATGCGCTCAGACACAGCCTTGTCCAGCATCTTCTTGTACCACTCCTGCAGGCGCTTTGGCTTGGGGATCTTCTGGTCCGACGGATGGCAGTGAAAGATGTAATCATCCCCTTCACTGGGTGGACAGGCCCAGATATGACCCGTTGTAAACCTGGAAGGGGAGACATGTAGTTTCATCAATTGAAGCATTCGTAAAGAAGTTAACTGACTTCCTTCTTTTTCCACCTGCCTCCAAAGATTTAAACTCTGCTCTTACCCCTGCCTCTTGACATACTCCAGGTAGCCAAGCAGGATCTCATGGTAGACAGCCGTCCTGAGGTGTCGAGGTTTGAAGAAGTGCACGCTGTCCAGGTAAGAGATGTACACTCGTCTCTGATTGGGAGGCGGGCAGTCGGAGCCGTACTCTTGAACATGCATGCCGAAAAAACACACGTCTGCTCCGTCGATGTCTTCGAATGCAAACAAGGCTTTCATCCTGTAGGGGAAGGACTCCGACATTTCTCCACTGTCCACAAATCTGGATAAAAAACAGGAAGCAAAAAGCTGGGTGAGTAAATCAGCTGTGAAATCCATGAAATGTCATCATCAACTCTTCCCTTCTCTTCAAACCAGCTCATAATTATCAAACCTCAGCCTGATGtgtgacctgctgctgtttgtctccatctttactaacttttcatttattttactttgcagTGAGACGCTCTGTTTAACAGATCAATCATTCACTCGTTAAGCTACAATCAGATCTAGACACAACTCAtctccttctcaatggagtTATTAGACAAAGACACGATGACACACCAGTGCTAAAGacatttttagacatgaactccgggGAATGTCCGCACAATTGGGTCCAGATTTTCTCTGGTTTATTTTATCAGAACACATTTCTACTTTAGTTGACGCTGTGGTATCCTGAAAGCACATACATCCAAACTTGATAAGCACTCGTTACCGAACAGAAGTAACAAAAACCAGAAGAAAAGAATTGCCGCACACCAGTAGATGCTCCCACAAACTCCCCTTTAATAGCCTCTCATCAAACATAATCAATAAGCCATGATCCTAAATTCATTTTATGGAGCTTCTTCCACCACACACagaatctgcagcagcaggtttaaCCTCTTACCTGGACTTCATGCCTGGCTTGACCTCAACCACCTTGTCCGAGACATGGACGACTCGGATGGTGATATCGCCAGATTCGGGGTGGCACTGTCGCTTGAGGTAGTCGTTCACGCGCATCTCCAAATAGCCCCCCAGCTTGGTCTGGGGAAGTCctatgaaaagacaaaaaaggagTCGGGTTaacaacaatttaaaatgatcatttacATTATTCTGATAAATTCTTCACATTTCAATGACGTCTGCCATGTCATCATACTCGTGGCCTTTTGTAGGGTAGTGgtcataaaacacaaaaaacatgtaTCTTGTATTTGTTCTCTGTACTCTACTTACTTTTAGCTGCGTATTTGTTCTCTTTCCGTGTCTTGTTTGCCTTTTTGAGGCAGTTGTCACATGTGAAGCTGTGGTTGGGGAGGAAACAAATAGTAAATCAAATTTGCAGGAAGCCATCTGCTCTGTCACAATAACCACCGGTGACTGCGATAAAAAGGCATAAATCAAGAGACAATTTGGTCTTTAATGTCAGTCGTTTCTTCCTCAAATGATAAAATGAGTCTGAAGTCACTTATAATTACAAACAGAACCCACATGTAGGGAAATCAAACTTTATGACTCGCTTTTCACACAAGCAACTTTTATTGTTGATGGAATAAATCAAAGCTCTAACTTCTAAACTTTTTCTCCAAACTTCTTCTCAACATGCTGAAACTGTGTGAGATTAGCTTGAGTCTGCAATGTTTACAGCTACGCAAAAATGTGCCGTCACATGTGTCATGACATAACAATATTTCCAGCACCTTTATGATGCTTTTCCTGATTTTAAAGCTTCAGGGAAAAAAGAATCGAGGAACACAAAAGGGTAAATTCATTTTCCAGACCCATGTGCTCATGTAACAGAATGTACAGTTTGCATATGATAGCTAGCTCACCCTGAAGGCCATATGGTTTCATGATGCAGGACACAGATCTGGTGCATTTTACGACCGCAGTCAATACATTCCACAAGCCTgagcagagagaagacaaaaaggcagaCACAATATTACTGTTTGTTCTTCTACAGGAGCAACAAAGTTACTGCCAAAACATTTATAACGATGGAATAGAACATCTTTTATCTCACAGCAatcattgaaaaataaattatcacaaggtcatgacaaaaaaacaaagttattaTGTTAAGAAGGGGACGTACAACTCGGGATCAAGTGTGTCGTTCTTCTTTCGTTGGAACTGGTCTTTGTTGATAGACCTGTGAGAAgtatcagaaaaacaaaatactgtAACAACACGGTAAATCCTCGGTGAACTAAACACTACGAACACAGTTTATCGTTATACTGATCATTTGTACAATCTAGAAATAGAAAAATCCTAACGTTGATATAACTTGTATTTTCTATGATGGTGATGAAACAAATactcaaataaaatcaaaggaATGTTTGTTTTACTAAGATGAACTCCATCAATTTTACACTCAGTTACTTCTGAAACAATTATCAGTATAACATCTTCAAGATAAAACAAcctgtgtgatgtcacagtggtGTCTTCAGGGTTATCTTGACTTCGGCTTAAGGCTTGAAATGTTTTACAGAAAGTCTCCATTACAAACTGAAGGTGCAGAGTTTAAAATGAGTCAGACAGGATCTGATGAAAGTCGCATTACGGGAAATCTAGTATTCACTTTAGCTTGACCCATACAAGAGACTAAAAGTCAGGAAAGCTTacatctgctgctgtgctgtttctttctgcatttttcaaaataaatctgtcttTTATGACTCCTCAAACTTTGCTGTACcgcaaatgttttctgtttttaaatgcttAAATTTCAACCAGacagataaaacaaaatctATAAACATTCAACAATTCGTGATCTTTAATCTAATTCCACCACTGAGCTGCTGGTGGGTCAGTTACTACAACGTGATACAAGCTGAATATATGTGATGCTGTCAAGACTAAGGAACAAGATGGTTTTAACCCTACCAACCAAGACATTTAATTGCTGACAGTTCTAATATCTAACTACTTGAGAAACTTTAGGttttatttgtgcttttgtCTGCTGGTGTGGGAGGAAGGCAGGAGTCTGAGAGTACTCACGTCTGAGGCTGAGAGGGGTCGTCCCCCAGGGAAACGCACTCGCCCTGGATTTCGTTGAAACACTTCTCACAGAAGTGGTACCTGTCAGCAAGAAGCCCATATTTTGGTGAACTACACCGTTCGCCATCatcacagccaatcacagagagggcaCGAAGA is from Paralichthys olivaceus isolate ysfri-2021 chromosome 5, ASM2471397v2, whole genome shotgun sequence and encodes:
- the ep300b gene encoding histone acetyltransferase p300 isoform X2, translated to MADNVLDSGPPSAKRPKLSSPALSVSASDGNDFGSFFDLEHDLPDELISSSDLGLTNGGDASQLHTTLGGIGGIGLGGGQDAAAKHKQLSELLRAGAPAQQGGPASNSTAPGASMGMMGVVSVSPGGPQAMPPHGQQQQQPGLMQQVGMVGGMAALNRAASMMGNQKGNTGQQGLMGGQVMNGSPRMGYPGNAGMGNSSNLLAETLQQQPMGPGGQAGMRPQQPGALNKMSMMANAGPYGGPYGQSAGQGLPGAGLGPQLQNKAGLPNNMANQFNMDKKVPPGQGMPGMPSQQQQPGAVGGVSVGGAAAVGGSQVGLNVVGAGPGTAPPTADPEKRKLIQQQLVLLLHAHKCQRREQANGEVRQCNLPHCRTMKNVLNHMTHCQAGKSCQVAHCASSRQIISHWKNCTRHDCPVCLPLKNAGDKRNQQSLLNSAGVGLVNSLGSGVPGGQSNTPSLNPPNQIDPSSIERAYAALGLTYQGNQMPQQQQTNMPNQGLQGQPGMRTLNTMGGNSMGVNGGVGVQSPNQQSTLLPDAMLHNSMNVQSLMNDSVGNLGSMPTATPPSAAGMRKSWHEDITQDLRNHLVHKLVQAIFPTPDPAALKDRRMENLVAYARKVEGDMYESANSRAEYYHLLAEKIYKIQKELEEKRKTRLQKQGMMPGQPGIGSPGLPQGPPSMGQPPMIPGQPPNGPHIDPSMVRPAGPNQMVSRMQNPAGMNQFGQMGMQSMGQRSTPPLPLNSPMNQMGMGAPRMNQPNATQLQNQYLPQGQFPGSSPGLGSGPGGMNQPGPQTTVPQQNQMSTPPSLPASSPAPQSASSAPGSGTPGGSMGPGSATGAGPLPSLPPSSTPTQPNSYPHCPSIRTNSPSPARSLTPQPHQTPPTLPGSQTPQPHTPSTPQLPPQQHPQQQQQQQQQQQQQQQQQQQQQQQQQQQQQQQQQQQQQQQQQQQQQQQQQQQQQQQQQQQQQQQQQQQQQQQQQQTLHQQQQQPPSSQTVNSEKAGQQTLGGVGASSGPQSGQASSVPNQNAHVPPQLPKTPLSAKPSLTAEVSSPASVNSSTDASSQPAPSNGPAASQEDVKMDVKKQEEDDDGTDSQGEGKGKMGKGQPDVKTEEKPEIKKEKLSSDGCKGEPMDTSSFSTTSSVATGEDKKPEVKKEPKEEEEGSGSTSTSSSPASSQSKKKIFKPEELRQALMPTLEALYRQDPESLPFRQPVDPQLLGIPVRIRTSNKTNLDYFDIVKNPMDLSTIKRKLDTGQYQEPWQYVDDIWLMFNNAWLYNRKTSRVYKYCSKLAEVFESEIDPVMQGLGYCCGRKFEFSPQTLCCYGKQLCTIQRDAAYFSYQNSSPKYGLLADRYHFCEKCFNEIQGECVSLGDDPSQPQTSINKDQFQRKKNDTLDPELLVECIDCGRKMHQICVLHHETIWPSGFTCDNCLKKANKTRKENKYAAKRLPQTKLGGYLEMRVNDYLKRQCHPESGDITIRVVHVSDKVVEVKPGMKSRFVDSGEMSESFPYRMKALFAFEDIDGADVCFFGMHVQEYGSDCPPPNQRRVYISYLDSVHFFKPRHLRTAVYHEILLGYLEYVKRQGFTTGHIWACPPSEGDDYIFHCHPSDQKIPKPKRLQEWYKKMLDKAVSERIVHDYKDVFKQATEDRLTSPKELPYFEGDFWPNVLEESIKELEQEEEERKREENSTSTESTDATKGDSKNAKKKNNKKTSKNKSSLSRANKKKPGMPNVSNDLSQKLYATMEKHKEVFFVIRLIAGPTANSLPPITDVDPLMACDLMDGRDAFLTLARDKHLEFSSLRRSMWSSMCMLVELHNQSQDRFVYTCNECKHHVETRFHCTVCEDYDLCITCYNIKGHEHKMDKLGLGLDDDSNNQSAAATQSPGDSRRLSIQRCIQSLVHACQCRNANCSLPSCQKMKRVVQHTKGCKRKTNGGCPICKQLIALCCYHAKHCQENKCPVPFCLNIKQKLRQQQLQHRLQQAQMLRRRMASMQRVGQPAGGPPGGPVVGLPSPGNNGSTAPSTPTSGGTQPPTPQTPTQTMPPVPQQGMGPGPGVQQQQQGGMPSQSGMPPQHPLHHQFQQMATAGGGGAGGIMSSPQHQQQMLQVQQQQQQQQQQQQHSGAGTNPQQIQQHPNNLPPYASRPPGSSPIHQSQGKPVLGSATPPQPQPGGTVMAGSIGGQQPPNQPQAQPPLSQQQQQPPSGPPPAAVEIAMKIQQVADAQRKMALQRQAAQAAAGLMPPHPHHQQGQGQQMAMGHPGAVGMVGPQGMPQQTAAVAAARAHMDQQQSAAPGMMVGPGGPMQQTPQQGNLPQGPLPPQMQQRMGAPLQNPQQQQQQQQWAAQGMPPQQRQAMMNQMSHPAMMAAQQQQIQQQQQQQQQHQQQQQQQQQQQQQQQQQQQQQQQQQQQHHQQAQGHAALINMAQQQGAGVPGGAVPGATGVNIPQAALQDLLRTLRSPSSPIQQQQVLNILRSNPQLMAAFIKQRASKYKGVQGAPGGPGVVPGGPGPTGGPVGNVMAGGGPQVNMNSAGSGQPGMHMAGQGGTNVNMATMAQLQQQQQQQLQQQQQQQLQQQQLQQQQQLQQQQQLQQQQQLQQQQQLQQQQQRPMLSSLQQQQVAALQQQQQQQQQQQQQQQQQQQQQQQQQQQQQQQQQQGGGRGMHGQGPQMGNLNTTQFREMLMRRHLQQQQQQQQQQQQQQQQQMGVNHGQFQQPQPPQGQSYMGQSGMQPPTGGQGQPGGPPHGAQQPGGPPGQQGQGYPGSVAQQQATAALQHRLQHQHHLQMQQQNAMAGLPGGDAGPGVGGPQQPSQGPQPTQGGPPSSQALLQQALHQRLLQQQQQHLGPGGSPAQHSNPMSPQQPQQMAQSPHLQGQTMPTSLANQVRSPQPSPRPQSQPPHSSPSPRMQPQPSPHHISPQMQTGSPHPGHLNQHHPGMGVPPQQQQQQNSMEQFGSDQSAMLSQLSGMAGLHGPGGNSQDPLGQNMNHNPLDIM